The sequence TGTCGGAGCCGATCAGCAGGATGTTCAGCGGGGTCTGGCCCGCCGCGTTCGGCGCGGTCCGGTGCGCCTTGGAGTCGTCGCCGTTGGCGCGCCGCCCCTTCTGAAGGTTGCCGTTGAGATGCTGGTAGTACAGATATCCGGCACCCGCGGTGCCGAGTATCACTACCGCCAGCACCGTCGCCGACCAGCGCAGCACCCGCCTTCTGCGCCGTCGCCGGTCGGTCCCCGCACCGCCCGGCCGCCGCCTGCCCCTTCGCCGGCCCGGACCCGCCGGCCCGTCCGCGGTCCGGGGCGCACGCGCTGCCCCCTCCTCGACCGCCGGAGCCTTTCCGCGCACCTCGCTCTGCGCCAAATTCCCTGCCCTCCCCGCCCTCGCGCCAAGCAGCGGGCCCGTCCCGCGTCCGGTTAGACGCACGACGGGCCCCATGGGTTACCTACGAGGCGCACTTCACCTTGTCCGCCGTGGACTTGTCGACCGCCGGCGCCTTTGTCGGAGGTGTCAGGGAGATCCCCGCTCCCTTGAAGTCCTTGCCCAGGGTCAGCGTCATCGCCGGCAGTCCCTGCGCGTTGGTCACGCTCTCGCCCGGCTTCATCGCGGCCCCGGACAGGCCCATGACCGCGGCCAGCCGGCGGGCCTGTGCCGCCTGGCCGGGCGCGTACTCCAGTGTGGTCCTGGCCAGCTTCTCGGGGGCGTTGCCGCCGTTCTCCGACTTGGTCACGCCCTCGTCGTTCTGCAGCCAGGCGAGCACCGCCTGCGCGCTGCCGGTCTCCGCCCCGCCGTTGAGGACGCGCACCCGCACGTCGGAGGCGGGCGCCTTGGTGCCCTTCAGCCGGGCGGCCTGGGCGTCCTTCGCCGCCTTCTGCTTCTTCTTCACCTCGGTGAAGGAGACGTCGTTCCGGATGGCGTCGAACACCTGCGGGGCCAGCGCCGGATCGACGATCACCGTCTTGTGCACGGTGCCGTCGGCCGGGTTGTCCTTGACCGGCAACGTCGTGAAGGCCAGGTTCTTCGGGTTGAGCTTGCCCAGCTCCAGCCCCAGGTCCTTCAGCCTGTTGATGTCGTCCAGCTTGTCGTCCACGGTCAGCGCCTTGGTGCCGGCCTCCGCCAGCTTCACCATCTTCGTCGGGCTGGTCAGCGTGGAGTTGCCCTTCAGCTTGCGCATCAGCGCGCCCAGGAACTGCTGCTGGAGACCGATGCGGCTCAGGTCGCCGCCGAGGCCGACGGAGTGCCGGGTGCGCACGAACGCCAGCGCCTGCTCACCGGAGATCGTGTGCGTGCCCTTGGACAGCTTCAGGTGCGAGTCCGGGTCGTCGATGTCCTTGGCCAGGCACACCTCGACGCCGTCGACCGCCTCGGTCAGCGTCTTGACCGCGTTGAAGTCGGCCACCATGAAGTCGTCCGGCTTGATCCCGGTCAGCTCGGTCACCGTGCGCATGGTGCAGCTCGGCGTCCGGTCGTCCTGCCCGAGGCTCGTGTTGAAGCGGACGCCCGCGGAGCCCGGGATGACCTTCTGGGTGCCGTCCTCCTGCTCGGTCGGGCAGTCCGGGACGTCGACGATCAGGTCACGCGGGATGCTCAGCGCGGTGGCGTTGGACCGGTCCTTGGAGACGTGCAGCAGGATCGTGGTGTCGGCGTGGCCGACGCTGCCCGAGTCGCCGTAGCCCTCGTTGCCCTTGCCGGTGCGCTTGTCGGTGCCGATCAGCAGGATGTTGATCGCCTCGTCCTTGCGGAAGCCACCGGTACTGGCACCGTCGTCGGACACGGACGTGATGTTGTCGTTGAGGTGCTTGATGTAGAGGTAGCCGGCGGCCGACACGGCGACCAGCACGAACGCCATGGACCCGCCGGTCCACAGCAGCACCTTCTTCGCCCGCGACTTCTTCTTCGGCGGGCGCCGCGAAGCGCGCCGGCCCTGGGGCGCCTCCGGCTCCGCGCTCCGGCGCCGGGCCGAGCGCGGCGCCGGCACCTCGGAGCCGCGCTCGGCCCGCGACGACTGCCCGCCCTTCTCGTCCGGCTGCCGGTCCGCTCCGTCCGGCCGCCGGGCACGGCGGCCCGCCGCACCGCCGCCGTCCGGTGCGGACGGTCTGCGCGGTCCGGGAACCGGCGGCTGCGCTGCGGAAGGGCTCAGTCGCAGTTCGTATTCGCCGGTGTTCGGATTGAGCACCCACTGGTCTGCGGGGTCGATGTTGTCCGCCCGCCCACGGCCTTGCGCGTCCACGGTTGTCCGAATCCTCCGTCGGGGCCACGCGGCGCCTTACCCCCTCCAAGGCGCTCGGGTCTCGGTGAAACAGTGCACGACCCCAGGACGGACCTCGCGGCCAGGTGCACCGGATCGCTCACACTATCCGCCCAGTTCAGCGTCGGGCGACGCCGGTGACAAATTCGACGTGCCTACAACCGGGCAATCCCCCTCATTTTCCGAACCGGGGCTCGCTTTTTCGGTGGACTGCTCACTCACAGGTGTGTTCGGCGGCGGTGTACCCGCGGAACGTCGGGGCGGGCGCGGGACCGTCCGGGCCGCCCGCGCCGGTGTCCTCCCGGGGAACTCTCCGTGAATTCTCCCGGGCCACCGCCACCGGCTGATCGGCCCGCAGCCGCGCGAACAGTTTCTCCGCCTCCGGCTCCACGAGCTGGTCGCGATTGGCGTCGTAGACGTACGACGTCCTCGGCACCGTCAGGAACCGCACCTGCTCGGTGGGGATGTCGCGCAGCCCGCGCGCCAGCTGGTACAGCCCGCGCAGGCTCGCCAGTCCCGGGTCGGTGGTCAGCGCGGAGGTCGCCGCGTCCAGCAGCGGATACAGCTTCACCGGATTGAGCAGCACGTCGTCACCGCGCACCTTGTCGACGAGCGCGCCGAGGAACCGCTGCTGGCGCTCCATCCGGTCGGTGTCGCTGCCGTTGCCGAGCGACTTGCGGGCGCGCACGTACCCGAGCGCCTGCTCCCCGTCCAGCGTGACCCGGCCGGCGGGCAGCCGCAGCTTCGCCGCCTTGTCGTCCACCGGTTCGCTCAGACACACCTGGACGCCGTCGACGGCGTCCACCATCTCCTTGAAACCGGCGAAGTCCAGCACCATGTGGTGGTCGACGCGGATGCCCGTGAGCTTCTCCACGGTGCGGATCGTGCACGCCGAACCCCCGACCTCGAAGGCGTGGTTGAACATCGCGAACACCGGGTCGCCGCGCGTGCCGTCCTCCCGCCGGCAGGAGGGGATGTCGACCATCAGGTCCCGGGGCAGCGAGACGGCGGTGGCGCTGGTCCGGTCCGCGGCCAGGTGCAGCAGGATCGTGGTGTCCGAACGCTGGCCGACGACGCCCTTGCCGTACCCGCGGTTGGCGTCCCCGGCCCGGGTGTCGGACCCGATCACCAGGATGTTCTGCGCGTCGCGCACCAGTGCGGTGGGCCGTTCCCGTTCATAGCGCGCCAGTTCTGCGGCGGCGGCCTCGTCGGGGGTGATGTTGGCGCTGAGCCGGGCGTAACCGGCCCAGCCGGCACCGGCGGCGACGAGGAGGAGGGCCGCCGCCCCCAGTGCCGAGTTCCGCAGCCGGCGCCGCCGACGCCGTATCAGCCCCTCGCCGGTGGCCGAGGCCCCGGGACCGGTGCCGAGGGGCCTGCCTGCGGTCTCGGTCACGATGGGCCGTCCCCTCATGGCGTACGAGCGGCACGTGCTGCACTTACGACGATGGCGGGGAGGGGAGGAGTCAGCGCCCTTTGCTGCTCCGAACGGGTGAGGCGGAGGGCCGGGACCGCGGGAGCCGCGATCCGCCTCGCGACGGCCGTACGAGGCGAGGGACGGGCGTCCGCGCGGGCGCCCACGCCATCGCGGGGCCCGCACCGGACCGTCGCGTGCGGCTCTGGACCGAGGGGTGCCGTCCCGGACCGAGGGGTGCCGTCCCGGACCGTGGGGTGCCGCCTTGGGGCGAGGGGTGCCGTCCGGACCGAGGCGTACCGTTCGGGCCCGAGGGGTGCCGCCTCGGACTGGTGCGTTCCGCCTTGGGTCGGGGGGGGGCCGCCTCGGGCCGAGGCGTGCCGTCCCGACCGGTGCGTGGGCGTCCGTGTCGTCCGTGTCGCGGCGGACGTACGGGGCGGGGCCGCGCGGAGAGGTGCGGCTCGCCGGGCCGGCTCAGCGGCGGAGCGTGGTCACCCGCTCGCTCTCGACGCGCTTGGCGAGGGCCTCCTCGTCCAGCCGGTCCAGGTTCCGGCACAGCACCACGGACCCGCCGACCGCCAGCGGCGAGTACAGCCCCGCGCTCAGCCCCTCCCAGGTGTCGTACGGCAGTCCCGACAGCAGCCGGGAACCGGGTCCGGTCAGCTCCAGCGAGGGCGCCTCGGCCGCGGCCCGCTCGACCACCTCCGCTCCGCCGAACTCCCGCCCGGCGACGACGAGCGCCGGCTCCCGCGGGTCCACCGGCGCGAACGGGGCGAACCGGTCGCCCTGGCCCGGCGCCTCCACGGCGTAGTCGAGGAACCCCTCGGGCGGCTGCGGGAACCGCCCGCCCAGGGGCCGCAGCGCCAGTGCCACCCGCTCGCCCCGGCAGGCCCGCGCGGCCTCCAGCGTGTCGGGTCCGCTCACCACGACGTCGGCCGCCGCCGGGTCCCCGGCGACGTCCGCGACCACGCCCACCGAGGAACAGGCCAGCAGCCACACCGCCGTCTGCCAGTGCGCGGGCAGCAGCAGCGCGACACGGTCGCCGGGCGCCGCGGCCAGGTCGCCCTGGAGGAGGTTGGCGGTCTTGGCCACCCAATTGGCGAAGGTGGCCACGGACAGTTCGACACGTTCGCCCGTGGCGTCGTCGTAGAAGGTCACCAGCGGGCGGCCGGGGTCCGCGGCGAGCGCGGAAGTCAGCAGGTCGGCGGGGGTGCGATCGGTGGCGTTCACGCGGGACAGGGTACGCGCGGCCGGGCACGCGCAGGGAGGAACGAGCCACCGGTTCGGCGGAACACCGTCCGACGGTCCGTCAGTTGTCCTATGGACAGCTTTACATGGTTATGTCCAAGATCAGACGTATGCGTGGATTCCTCACTACCTCTTCCGGCGTCTCCCCGCTCGTCGTCCGCTCGGTCGGCACCGCCTGCGCGGCCGTCCTCGCCCTCGCCCCGCCCGCCGTCGCCTCCGCGCCCGCCGTGGCCGGGGGCGGCCGCGCCGGGGAGGCGGTCGCGGGCAGCACGCGCTCGCTGCCGCTCGTCCCGCTCGGCCGTGAACGCGTCCTCGGCGCGGCCCCGGAGCAGGGGCTGCGCCGCACCGGCCTTGCCCGGTTCGCGCTGGTCGGCGTGGTCTGGGACGACGCCGGCAGCGAGCTGCGCGGCCGGGTGCGGGTGCGTACCCGGTCCGCCCTGACGGGAGAGTGGACCGGCTGGCAGGACGTCGAGACGCACACCGCCGGCCACGGCGCCGACCCGGGCACGGCGGAACGCGCCGCCCGTGGCGTGCGCGGGGCGACCGCGCCGCTGTGGGTGGGCCCCTCGGACGGCGTGGACGTACGGGTGCGGGCCGACGGACCGGACGGCGACGGGCCCGCGCGGAACGTGCGCGGGGCGCTGCCGCCGGGACTGCGCCTGGAACTGGTCGATCCCGGCGAGGACACGGGCGGGCCGGGGCGGGCGGGGACGGCCGGGGAAGCCGGGGAGGCGCCGGCCGTGGGAGTGGCCGCCGGCGAACCGCCGTCCACCGAACTGGACACGGAGGCCGCGATCGCCGCCTCGGGTGCCAACGCCGACATCGCCGCCTTCGGCACCACCGAGATCCCGGAACTCGACGGACCGGCCACCGTGGCGGAGCTGACGAAGCTTCAGGGGCCGGTGCGGGGCAAGCCGTACATCGGGCCGCGTCCGAAAATCGTCACGCGCCGGGGCTGGGGCGCCGACGAGTCGCTGCGCGAACGCGGGTTCGTCTACACGAAGAGGATCAAGGCGGCCTTCGTGCACCACACGGCGTCGGGCAACAAGTACACCTGCGCCCAGGCCCCTTCCGTCATCCGCGGCATCTACCGCTACCACGTCAAGAGCATGGGCTGGCGGGACATCGGCTACAACTTCCTGGTCGACAAGTGCGGCACGCTCTACGAGGGCCGGGCCGGAGGCGTGGCCAAGGCGGTGCTCGGTGCGCACACGCTCGGGTTCAACACCGACAGCATGGGCGTCGCCGTGCTCGGCACCTACGGCACGACCCGGCCGCCGGGCGCCGCGGTCACGGCCGTAGCCCGGCTCGCCGCGTGGAAGCTCGGGCTCTACGGCGCCGACCCGAGGGCGAAGACCTCCCTGACGTCGGGCGGCGGCGACCTCTATCCCAAGGGAAAGAACGTCCGGCTGAACGTGCTGTCCGGCCATCGCGACGGGGTCGCCACCGAGTGCCCCGGAAGGCTGCTGTACGCCAAGCTCGGCACGGCCCGCGCCGACGCGGCGCGCTACCAGGGGCGCTGAGGCCCGGCGGACGGGGGAACCCGCGCGCCGATCTTGTGGGACACCGCGCGGCCGGCGCGGGCGCCACCGGCCGGTCTGCATACACTGACCGGCCGAAACGAGTGAGACGAGTAGTTCGGGCGGTCCCGGCAGGAAGCAGAGACGACAGGTGACAGAAGCGATCCTCCTGGTCGGCGGCAAGGGCACCCGGCTGCGCCCGCTCACGGTGCACACGCCCAAGCCGATGGTCCCGGCCGCCGGGGTGCCGTTCCTCACCCACCAGCTGGCGCGGGCGCGGGCGGCGGGCGTGGAGCACATCGTCCTCGCGACCAGCTATCTGGCCGAGGTCTTCGAGCCGTACTTCGGCGACGGCTCCGCGCTGGGCCTGCACATCGAGTACGTCACCGAGGAGGAGCCCCTCGGCACCGGCGGCGCGATCCGCAACGTCGCCGGACGGCTGCGCTGCGGCCCCGACGACCCGGTGCTCGTCTTCAACGGCGACATCCTGACGGGCCTGGACATCAGGGCGCTGGTGGACACCCACGAGACGACGGGCGCGGACGTCTCGCTGCACCTGACCCGGGTGACCGACCCGAGGGCCTACGGCCTGGTCCCCACCGACTCCTCCGGCCGGGTGCTGGCCTTCCTGGAGAAGCCGCAGACGCCGGAGGAGATCGTCACCGACCAGATCAACGCGGGGGCGTACGTCTTCAGGCGGTCGGTCATCGACACGATCCCGGCGGGCCGGCCGGTCTCCGTGGAACGCGAGACCTTCCCGGACCTGCTGTCGGCCGGGGCGCATCTCCAGGGCATGGTCGACTCCACGTACTGGCTGGACCTCGGCACCCCGGCCGCGTTCGTGCGCGGCTCGGCCGACCTCGTACTCGGCCGCGCGCCCTCCCCGGCGGTGCCCGGGCGCCGCGGCGACCGTCTCGTCCTGCCCACGGCCACGGTGGCGCCGGACGCCAAGGTGACCGGCGGCACGGTGGTGGGCGAGGGGGCGTTCGTCGCCCAGGGGGCGCGGGTCTTCGGCTCCGCCATCCTTCCCGGCGCCGTCATCGGGCCCGGCGCGGTCGTCACCGACTCCCTCATCGGCAGCCGCGCCCGCGTCGGCGAACGCTCCGTCCTCACCGGTACGGTCATCGGCGACGGCGCGGTCGTGGGCGCCGACAACGAACTCCGCGAGGGCGTACGGGTGTGGTGCGACGCCCGCATCCCGGCGGGGGCGCTCCGCTTCTCCTCCGACCAGTAGCCCGGCTCCGGCGCGCAGGAGCCCACCGGCTCGGCGCGCCACCCGTCGGCGCTCCGGCCCCGG comes from Streptomyces sp. SCL15-4 and encodes:
- a CDS encoding LCP family protein, whose amino-acid sequence is MDAQGRGRADNIDPADQWVLNPNTGEYELRLSPSAAQPPVPGPRRPSAPDGGGAAGRRARRPDGADRQPDEKGGQSSRAERGSEVPAPRSARRRSAEPEAPQGRRASRRPPKKKSRAKKVLLWTGGSMAFVLVAVSAAGYLYIKHLNDNITSVSDDGASTGGFRKDEAINILLIGTDKRTGKGNEGYGDSGSVGHADTTILLHVSKDRSNATALSIPRDLIVDVPDCPTEQEDGTQKVIPGSAGVRFNTSLGQDDRTPSCTMRTVTELTGIKPDDFMVADFNAVKTLTEAVDGVEVCLAKDIDDPDSHLKLSKGTHTISGEQALAFVRTRHSVGLGGDLSRIGLQQQFLGALMRKLKGNSTLTSPTKMVKLAEAGTKALTVDDKLDDINRLKDLGLELGKLNPKNLAFTTLPVKDNPADGTVHKTVIVDPALAPQVFDAIRNDVSFTEVKKKQKAAKDAQAARLKGTKAPASDVRVRVLNGGAETGSAQAVLAWLQNDEGVTKSENGGNAPEKLARTTLEYAPGQAAQARRLAAVMGLSGAAMKPGESVTNAQGLPAMTLTLGKDFKGAGISLTPPTKAPAVDKSTADKVKCAS
- a CDS encoding LCP family protein, yielding MRGRPIVTETAGRPLGTGPGASATGEGLIRRRRRRLRNSALGAAALLLVAAGAGWAGYARLSANITPDEAAAAELARYERERPTALVRDAQNILVIGSDTRAGDANRGYGKGVVGQRSDTTILLHLAADRTSATAVSLPRDLMVDIPSCRREDGTRGDPVFAMFNHAFEVGGSACTIRTVEKLTGIRVDHHMVLDFAGFKEMVDAVDGVQVCLSEPVDDKAAKLRLPAGRVTLDGEQALGYVRARKSLGNGSDTDRMERQQRFLGALVDKVRGDDVLLNPVKLYPLLDAATSALTTDPGLASLRGLYQLARGLRDIPTEQVRFLTVPRTSYVYDANRDQLVEPEAEKLFARLRADQPVAVARENSRRVPREDTGAGGPDGPAPAPTFRGYTAAEHTCE
- a CDS encoding TIGR03089 family protein codes for the protein MNATDRTPADLLTSALAADPGRPLVTFYDDATGERVELSVATFANWVAKTANLLQGDLAAAPGDRVALLLPAHWQTAVWLLACSSVGVVADVAGDPAAADVVVSGPDTLEAARACRGERVALALRPLGGRFPQPPEGFLDYAVEAPGQGDRFAPFAPVDPREPALVVAGREFGGAEVVERAAAEAPSLELTGPGSRLLSGLPYDTWEGLSAGLYSPLAVGGSVVLCRNLDRLDEEALAKRVESERVTTLRR
- a CDS encoding peptidoglycan recognition protein; the encoded protein is MSKIRRMRGFLTTSSGVSPLVVRSVGTACAAVLALAPPAVASAPAVAGGGRAGEAVAGSTRSLPLVPLGRERVLGAAPEQGLRRTGLARFALVGVVWDDAGSELRGRVRVRTRSALTGEWTGWQDVETHTAGHGADPGTAERAARGVRGATAPLWVGPSDGVDVRVRADGPDGDGPARNVRGALPPGLRLELVDPGEDTGGPGRAGTAGEAGEAPAVGVAAGEPPSTELDTEAAIAASGANADIAAFGTTEIPELDGPATVAELTKLQGPVRGKPYIGPRPKIVTRRGWGADESLRERGFVYTKRIKAAFVHHTASGNKYTCAQAPSVIRGIYRYHVKSMGWRDIGYNFLVDKCGTLYEGRAGGVAKAVLGAHTLGFNTDSMGVAVLGTYGTTRPPGAAVTAVARLAAWKLGLYGADPRAKTSLTSGGGDLYPKGKNVRLNVLSGHRDGVATECPGRLLYAKLGTARADAARYQGR
- a CDS encoding NDP-sugar synthase encodes the protein MTEAILLVGGKGTRLRPLTVHTPKPMVPAAGVPFLTHQLARARAAGVEHIVLATSYLAEVFEPYFGDGSALGLHIEYVTEEEPLGTGGAIRNVAGRLRCGPDDPVLVFNGDILTGLDIRALVDTHETTGADVSLHLTRVTDPRAYGLVPTDSSGRVLAFLEKPQTPEEIVTDQINAGAYVFRRSVIDTIPAGRPVSVERETFPDLLSAGAHLQGMVDSTYWLDLGTPAAFVRGSADLVLGRAPSPAVPGRRGDRLVLPTATVAPDAKVTGGTVVGEGAFVAQGARVFGSAILPGAVIGPGAVVTDSLIGSRARVGERSVLTGTVIGDGAVVGADNELREGVRVWCDARIPAGALRFSSDQ